The DNA sequence GCGCAAAGCGGATGCTCTGGACGATGCGGCCGTGACGGGCCAACAGGGTGGCGATGAGTCTCTTCTTAAGCATGCGGCGCCTCGTGCGCGCAACTGTCCAGGAAGTTGCGCAGCAGCTTCAGGCCTGCCGCCTGGCTCTTTTCCGGATGGAACTGCACCCCGTGGATGTGCCCGAGGGACACGCTGGCCACCACGTCCGTGCCGTGCCAGCAGCGGGAAGTGACTAGATGTGCCGACTCCGGTACCGGTCGCAGGTGGTAGCTGTGCACGAAGTAGAAGACCGGCCGGGGGGCGAGATCCCGGAATAGCGGCCCGAAGCCTACGACCTCGACGTCGTTCCAGCCTATATGCGGCACCTTGAAGGCCCCGCCCTCGGGCACGATCCTCTCGACCGTTCCCGGCAGCCAGCCCAGGCCCTTGGTCACCCCGTGCTCGTGGCTCTCCGAGGCCAGGAACTGCATGCCGAGACAGACCCCCAGGTAGGGCTTACGCCGGTCCAGCACCTGACGACTCAGGGCCTCGATCATCCCCAGTTCCCGCAGCCTGCGCATGCCGTCTTCGAAAGCACCAACCCCGGGCAGCACGATGGCGTCCGCTGCCTCCAGATCGGTTGCCGCGCGGGTGACCAGCACTTGACAGCCCAGCGCCAGGAAGGCGTTGGCGATGGAACGTAGATTGCCCATGCCGTAATCGATGATGGCGAGCATGACCACCGTCCGCTGCCCGCCGGAGCGCCTGCTCCGGCGGGGTTCAGATCAGCCGGGCGAAACCGGCGCTGGCCGGCTGGCCACGGAGGGCCGCCAGCAGCACCCCCTCGTCCCCCAGGGTCGCCAGCTCCCCGAAACACTCGTCCACCAGGCGCAGATACGAGGTTACGTGTTCTTCCTGGTGGGCGTACATGGCGTAGAAGAGCGTCGAGGCCAGGCAGCCCCGGTCCAGCATCATTTGCACGAACAAGGCCTTGCGTTGCTGGGGCAGCGAGTCCTGGAAGGCGAAGTGACTTAACGGCGGGATGCCGCCGACCGAGATCCGCAGGCCATGCCGGGCCGCTGCCTTACGCCAGCCCTCCTGTACCAGGCCACCGACCCGCACCAGATGGTCCGCCGCCTGACAGGCCCGGTGCTTGCGAACGGTGGCCAGGGCTGCTGCCGGCCCCAGCCGCTCGGTCCAGCACGTGCTACTGATGAAGCTCTCCTGGGCTGCGGCCATCACCTCGGCGCGACCGATGACGGCGCCGATGGCGTAGCCGTTGCCCAAGGCCTTGGAAAAGACCGCCAGGTCCGGGGCGACGCCCAGGATCAGATGGGCACCGCCTGAGCATAGCCGGAATCCCGCCGAGATCTCATCGAAGATGAAGACGGCACCGTTCTTGGCGGCCAGATCTCTGACCCCAGCCAAGAAGCCGGGAGCAGGGGTATCGTTGCGGATGGGCTCCATGACGACTGCGGCCAGGCTAGCGCCGTGGCGGGCGCAGATCGCTTCCAGTTCCGGCAGCTGGTTGTACCGAAACGGCAAGGCGGTGCCGGCCAGGCCAGCAGGCACGCCGCGGGGGCTCAGGCCCGGCATGAGATGGCCTTCCAGAGCCGTGCCACTGG is a window from the Thermodesulfobacteriota bacterium genome containing:
- the hisH gene encoding imidazole glycerol phosphate synthase subunit HisH, whose protein sequence is MLAIIDYGMGNLRSIANAFLALGCQVLVTRAATDLEAADAIVLPGVGAFEDGMRRLRELGMIEALSRQVLDRRKPYLGVCLGMQFLASESHEHGVTKGLGWLPGTVERIVPEGGAFKVPHIGWNDVEVVGFGPLFRDLAPRPVFYFVHSYHLRPVPESAHLVTSRCWHGTDVVASVSLGHIHGVQFHPEKSQAAGLKLLRNFLDSCAHEAPHA
- a CDS encoding aminotransferase class III-fold pyridoxal phosphate-dependent enzyme, with the protein product MENRPRDLSLSLAMQARARVCIPGMTQLLSKRPDRFSLGVWPGYFSRAQGVEVWDLDGNRYLDMSIAGIGANILGYGDPEVDEAVRRAIADGVSSSLNCPEEVELAELLCEIHPWAQMVRFTRAGGEAMAVAVRIARAHTGRDLVAFCGYHGWHDWYLAANLASGTALEGHLMPGLSPRGVPAGLAGTALPFRYNQLPELEAICARHGASLAAVVMEPIRNDTPAPGFLAGVRDLAAKNGAVFIFDEISAGFRLCSGGAHLILGVAPDLAVFSKALGNGYAIGAVIGRAEVMAAAQESFISSTCWTERLGPAAALATVRKHRACQAADHLVRVGGLVQEGWRKAAARHGLRISVGGIPPLSHFAFQDSLPQQRKALFVQMMLDRGCLASTLFYAMYAHQEEHVTSYLRLVDECFGELATLGDEGVLLAALRGQPASAGFARLI